The DNA region TCACGGTATCATTCATGAACGTATTTGTGTTGAAATTCTGCAGCAAAATAGAGTTGCGGAACGTAAACACCGACATCTTCTGAATGTTGCTCGTAGTCTCCGTTTTCAAGCTCACTTACCTTTGACTTTTTAGGGTGAATGTGTCCTCACCGCTGCCTATCTTATCAATCGTACCCCAAGTCGTATTCTTGATAATAAATCCCCCTTTGAAATTCTCTTCAACATTTCACCTACCTATGATCATCTTCGCGTTTTTTTTTGTCTATGTTATGCTCAAATTTTCCATGCTTTCTGCGACAAATTTTCCCCTCGTGCCTCtaaatgtgtttttcttggcTACCCTAGCAATCACAAAGCATACAAACTTTGTAATCTCGACACCCAAGTCACCTTTTATTCCTGAGATGTTACCTTTCATGAACATCAATTTCCTTCTCAAGACATTCCTGATCTTACTCATACCTCTTCACCTGTCGTACCTCTTCCTATCCCTGAGCCTATCTTTCCCTCCATTTCCCACACTCCTTCTATTAATTCCGACCCATCTCCTCCTCCCCCTTCTCTTCATCCTCGTCCCACCATTACTCGATCCGCCTATCTTCAAGATTATGTTTGCCCAACTATACACACAGAGCCCACTGTATCCTCACTTGCTTTACAGACCTCAGGGTACTGCTCACCCCTTAtctgattttctttcttattctcGTTTCTCATCTTctcatcttaattttttaactgCTCTCACTACTTCTGTTGAACCTTCCCGTTATTCCGCTGCACTTCGCCATTCCCACTGGTGTGACGCTATGTCTGCTGAACTTAATGCCCTTGAGGCTAATTCCACTTGGACTCTTGAGCCACTACCCCCTGGCAAGAAACCCATTGGCTACAAATGGGTATTTAAAATCAAGCTTAAAACTGATGGTTCCGTTGAAAGATACAAAGCGCGACTAGTCGCAAAAGGCTATACTCAAGTTGAAGGACTTGACTATCATGAGGCTTTTGCTTCTGTTGCCAAGATAACTACTGTGAGGTGCTTATTCGCTGTTGCTGCTACTCAACAATGGATTATCCATCAACTTGACGTCCACAATGCATTCTTGCATGGTGATCTTGATGAGGAAGTTTACATGACACCACCTCCCGGTTATTGTCCCAAAGAGGAGACCCGTGTCTATCGTCTCCGCAAATCCCACTACGGCCTCAAACAAGCCTCTCGCAACTGGTTTTTTAAACTAACCGCTGTGCTTCTTGATGCaggtttttctcaatctcaggTCGATCATTCCTTATTCACCTTGGTCACTTCCACCAGTATTACTATTGTTCTCGTctatattgatgatattttggttACTGGAAATGATATCACCCGTATTCAGCTCTTCAAAGATATTCTCTCTACACATTTCAAAACCAAAGATCTCGGTcctctcaaatattttctcgGTCTTGAAGTTGCTCGCTCACCTAAAGGCATATTTCTCAATCAACAAAAATATGCCCTTGATATTCTCTATGATAGTGGACAACTTGGTGCTCGGAGAGGTCCCTTTCTCATGGAACAAAATTTGAAGCTCACCAATCATGATGGAACTCTTCTTTCTGATCCTTGTGTCTATCGACGACTTGTTGGTCGTTCCATCTACTTGACTATAACCCGCCCTGATATTGTTTTTGCAGTGAATATTCTCAGTCAATTTATGCATACTCCTCGTGCTCCTCACATGCAAGCCGCCACTCGTGTTCTTCGTTATATTAAAAGCAGTCCAAGCCAaggcatttttttctcttcctccaaCGATTTGCATATTACTGCTTACACTGATTCAGATTGGGCCAGCTGCCCCATCACTCGCCCTCCACCACATGCTACTTCATCCAGCTAGGATCCAGCCCTATTTCCTGGCATACAAAGAAACAGATGACAGTGGCTCGTTCTTCTGCTGAAGCTAAATATCGCGCCATGTCTGTCACCACTTGCGAACTCACTTGGCTGAAACAGCTCCTCATTGATCTCGAAATTCCTCATCACGAGCCTTTTAGCTTACATTGTGACAATCAATCAGCTCTACACATCACTCACAATCTTATATTTCATGAACGCACCAAacatattgagattgattgtcacctCGTTTGTGATAAAATTCGATCTGGTCTCATACTTCCTCTCATGAGCAAGTTGTCGACATTTTCACCAAAGTCCTAGGTCGGAACcttttccaccattttctccGCAAGTTGGGCATTACGGATCCCCCATGCGCCAACTTGAGGGTGCGTATTGACAGATTATTTCCATACTTAGAGTACAAAATCAGCAATTACTTGATTCTTGTAATTATCCCATAATTATTGTAATTAGTATATCATTTCCTTACATGCATAGTTTCCATAAATAGCCTAGCACAATGtagctatatatatgtaacgATCCTTAGTGTAAAAGCAGATTTCAGAAATAAAAGGtttgaatattttctaaatttgacATATAATATGACAAGCTCATGGAGCTATGAAAacacgcaaaaaaaaaaaaaaaaccaaaaaacataacaaaatgaTTTAGTTACATGAATAATGATAGTCCACCAACTTAGGCCTTTGGTTAGCCGTATGAGTTCATCTCATCTGGAGCTATACCTTATAGCTGTTTTGCCTATTCTAATGATTtatttcatctttaaattttgaaaatatttattgaaataaacaataagaaaaatagtgTAAAACTTATGGTAAACAGtaattaaatagtaaataaatagtataaaatTGACAGAAATTGATGGTGAATGATAAATAAACAGTATAAAATCTAGTACTCTCCAAATCGAGAGACTCACAcgttttttaaattctaaagaaaaatctagttgcaagcacgattgcgtattaatatgtgtactaatttaatgtgattagttaaaaagtagattctattaaaaaaatactaatttaaattttgaatataaaagaatcagtattggtacgcaaattagtacgcgactttatttatatatagcaaaactcaattctaaaatataaaaatttatcttatctcatatcactatttaaatatattttttttataaattattttattttatctttactaaaaaatcttattattatttaaaataatttttatgggttttgctacataacctcccaacaccccaacaccccatcttttttcaattttttaatattttttttgaatttatttttttaaattaatttaattattttattcattatttatatattaaatatttgataaaagataaaataataaaaattaaaaaaaaatagaatattagagtGTTGAAaagttgtgaagattttttcaatttttattgtcTCGTTTGGTTACGTTTGATTTATTGTCTCTTGATTTAAACTGCATAACCAACCTAGACTTAATTACATAAGCGCTTTTGAAAGAATGGAGCCCATCACAATGAGCCCGAACGTTCTGTTTGTTTTGCGTCACCTATGTATCTTGATCTATTAAAATATAGATTTGTAAATAGATGtttttaataaagattttatttatttatttattgtaaaagcggAGTCGCAGtgattttttgataaaaaaaaattattaattataatttttatcatcGAAGATGATGAAGAATAATATCCACCTTTTCGCAAACCTGAGCCGAACAAACTAGACAGTGATCCGGAAGAGAAAAATGCCACGTCAGCAAAAACCCAACCAGAATGTCGTTTGGGAGTTTCCTCAGTCACTCAAAGAGCCTCGGTCCATAAGCTCCTCAACTTCTTCTTCCCcctatcctctctctctctctgtgacttCATGGACATGACCTTATCTTGCAAACCCCAAACCATAACCCTGCTCACATGGAATCCACTCCCTTCGTCCTCCTCTTCCAAGCTCCGATCCATGCGCGGGGAATTCCTTGGGTGCTTGCACACTCTCAGGCCGCCACCAGCAGCAGCTCTTCGGACGCGAAGAAAACTCTCGAGAGCAGGGCTTGGTCTCCATTCTCCGAGATTTCTCTTCAGAGCTTCTCTGAATTCTCACTCTTCGTTTCTCGTAGTCGTTCTTGCCGCATTCGCCTTCTCTGTCGTCTTCTTGAAGCACtatagaagaaagaagagtGATAAAGAGGTTCGTGAACTTAGACTGCTAAAATTTAAAGCAATTTGGTTATTTTAAGTGTTTTCTTTATAAATCTTATTCGATTGCCTATTTAACTTGTGGATGACGAAGTCAAAATGATAGTCTCCGTTTTTAACTACGGGACATCGTGTGCGACTGCGAACTTTGACTGTTACTAAAAAAGGAGCTTTTCATGATATAAATCAATGATTATACGAAAAATGACCAATAGGTTTTGAAGTGAAAATTACCATAATTGCCGTATACTAGGCTACTACTAGCCATGTGTTGCTATATATGATCACATCAGTAGCGTAAAACAAGTTCAGCTATTCTTTATCAGGTTTCGTTATGCGAATGTGTTTATTAaatgtatttaatttaatataaagtgAATGCTTCGATTTAACTAGGATCGTAGTGTATGGTTGAGACGGCATGGCCTGTGCTCACTTTTTGCCGATTATAGGTGCCAAGGCCTCCCGATTTTGCGTTATTTAAAGTAGGACAAGATATTATGAACTGGATTTTTGAAAGTCAGATTCTTGGGTTTGGGGAGCTTGGTgagggagaagaaagaaaatggttTCGACATATAATTGCAGAGAACAGCCATACTTCTGCGGATAAAGAGGCTCCATTGCTATCTCAGACCCCTGCTTTGATGGTCGGCGAGGTTACTGTCAGTAAAACATTACTGCCACCTGGTTGTGACGTTCTCACAACATTTAATTCTAGTACTTCTTTCAAATCGGAAGAAAATGACGTTGGAGTTCCATCATTTTCCACAGCCATATTTGGCTCATGTGCGCTTAAACCTCTTACTTCCACTGAAGAAATGGCTACATTGCAAGCGGAAGGATCTGAAGTGGAAATAGCTTCTAGTTTGGAGTTGCCTACACTAATGGGTAATATCAAACTTAGTGCTGCTTCTGTTAACATAAATGATTCACCTGCAGAAGTGAATGAATGCAACGAAGAAAATGTTGAACATGGTGAAGAGGGCAAAACCATAAGCTATGATATCTTTCTTGGAGATTCGGCTAGAGAAGAGCTTTACATGTTTTATGAACCAAACGAGTCCATGGAAAAATCTAAAGCGAGTTCAAGTGCTTCAAAATCATTTTCTCATCATGCCTATCTTTTGAATGGAAATAAATATTCTTCGTTGACGAGGAACACTGCACCAAAGAAATCGGAATTATCAACAGAGATTTCTCTTCAGGCTGCAGGTAATGTCTGAGATAATATGGAatctaaaatcatttctatTCATGTTGTTCTGTCGTTCTTTGAGCACTAAGTTTCTTCCATATCATAGCAGACttgttatttttcaaactttccctCACTATGCTGACTTTATATAAAGGATGTTTGCTGATTCAGAATATGTGGATGGAAAAGTTCCTGTTGCAAATTACAAAGAAGGCCTTCCCTACAGAAGAAGAGATTCTGGAAAAGGCAATGGATTTCCAAGGGACAGAAAGATtagaaatttgaataaaaaagttTATCAAAGTTTTCCCCTGTTACCCCACCCACATGGGATGATTAGAAATCTGAATGACAAAAATGATCAAAGTTTTCACCAGTTACCCCACCCAAATGGGATGCAAGTTACTGACGGAAAGCATCTTTCTGAACAACTTAGCGCTTACAATCGATTGCTAAGAGCTGGAAGGTAAGCAAATATACTTCTAAACTTAGTTGTTCTCAACAAAAGAATTTCGTGGAAGTGCTAAATCGCAAGTTTGGTTTGAAATGAATAAACAGTGAAGCAAAGTTCTGAAGTAACTTCGAGAGAGTGTCTTTCCAGGCTTTCTCAATTAGTTGGTTATTTTCAAAAGTCTAAGATCTTATCCTTCGTGTCATGGGTCTATTAGGTTGACTGAGTGTGTGGAGCTGCTTGAAGACATGGAAAGAAATTCTTTATTGGATATGAATAAGGTAAACTTGTAGCAGTATCATTTTGCTGTTAACTATTGTTCTGTTATTGAATTTGTAATTTATCAAATTCATTGAATTTTTTGGTTTCAGGTCTATCATGCAAGGTTTTTTGAAAAGTGCAAAAGTCAAAAGGCTGTTAATGAAGCTTTTCGTTACACCAAGCTGATTCCAAACCCAACATTGAGTACGTTTAATATGCTCATGTCTGTGTGTGGGAATTCTCAAGATTCCGAAGGTAAGTTCCTTATCTTCCACTGTTTATTGTGTGTTATAGTCTTTCATTGTTTGTAATTAAGTATGCTACACTTTCATGAGCTGTGTTTTGTGCATTTAGGAGCTTTCCAAGTTCTGCGACTTGTCCAGGAGGCTGGACTGAAAGTGGATTGCAAACTTTACACTACTTTGATCTCAACCTGTGCCAAAAGTGGGAAAGTTGATCTGATGTTTGAAGTATGATACCTTCCttcttggtttcttttattttagattacaatcaatatatatgatctttaaCCACGGTTTCCTCACTGAAACTCTTTCCTTACCTTTTGTCATTTTTATGAAGTTGCTCACAATAAACTGTTGTCTTGATCTCATTCATATGGTATTCACACTGATCACCATATGGCTTGCAATCCAACCCATCTAGTTTTCTTTATGTCAAGAAATAACATCTTTCtctgtatttgatttttattttgctaaATGTTTCTTTGCCCGAAACTAGAAAAATGATATAGTTGGTATCCATCTACATCTcagttttttttccctcttcatGAAGTTTTAACACTTACCCACTTCCCTCCTACCGGGTCAGAATtgttatgttaaatttatttgcTGCTTGGGAAAGGTGTAGCTCACGAGCCTCATGGTCAAACACAATTTTAGACTAtgtttaaatgaaatattattatgtatCCTATTCTTGGCTTGCTACATTTATTAAATTCACCACGGTCCTCTACCTAGGTGTTTCATGAGATGGTTAATGCTGGAGTAGAACCAAATGTTCATACATATGGAGCCCTTATTGATGGTTGTGCCAGAGCAGGTCAAGTGGCTAAAGCATTTGGTGCTTATGGGATAATGAGGTCTAAGGTAAGATTGTGGAAACGCTACCTGTTTTAATCTGTTGTGGATGTGAGTCTGTTAAGTTGTTACTTCTCAATAGTTTATTGGCAATGATGTGGTTGCGTGTTCTTGTTTACTTCATCCTTTAAATATTAAGTAAGTTATATgccttttacttataaaaaaaagtaagttaTGTGCATTTTTAACGAAGTTTCATTACTTTAAGGATACCAAGTCTTTATGCTAAAAGAATCTTGCATGCAGTAGAACGTGAAGCCAGATCGAGTTGTGTTCAATGCACTTATTACTGCATGCGGTCAATCAGGGGCAGTGGATCGAGCTTTTGATGTGTTAGCTGAAATGGGGGCTGAGACACAGCCTATAGATCCTGATCACATCACTGTCGGTGCTTTAATAAGGGCGTGTGCAAATGCTGGTCAGGTGCGTTTGTCTTTTTATCACAATAGCTGTTTGGTCATTTTCATTGTTATAGGCATTTATGTCTCCTTACATGTTTCTATTGTTATCCATTTGGTACATTTAATTGTAGGTTGATCGGGCACAAGAAGTATATAAGATGATTCATCAATATAACATTAAGGGCACTCCAGAGGTTTACACCATTGCTGTTAATTGTTGCGGTGGTGATTGGGGTTTTGCTTGCAGAGTATACGACGATATGACTAGGAAGGGTGTAGTCCCTGATGAGGTTCCTTTGTTAGCTTCACTTTTTCTCCACTTAACATTATGCTCTACTTGTTTGAGTTCAGATCATAATCTGTTGACAATGGTGAAGTAATGATAGCATTAGTAGCTTCTTAACTTCTTCAAACTTCTTTTAGTATGAGTGATTTAGGGTCtgtaaaagaaaggaaagaagctAAAATCTTGAGTTTCCTCGTCTTTTGTTGGTTGTACAAGAGGGCAAAGCAATTTATCTCGCAATTTTCCATTTGGTGTCCCCATTTCTTTGTTTTCCACAAAATTTCTTTGCATTCACAATGTGGAGATTGCTCACTCAAATTTCTTAttctttgatgcagatgtttcTCAGTGTATTAATAGATGCTGCAGGGCATGCTGGAAAGCTGGATGCCGCctttgaaattttagaaaaagctaGGGATCAAGGAATAAACATTGGAATTGTAGCATATAGCTCTTTGATGGGAGCCTGTAGCAAGGTAAGTCTCATATAGTGATTCTGCaataatttacaaattgatgttGAAAgagttttccaattttttttcagGCCAAAAACTGGCAGAAAGCATTGGGTCTATATGACGACCTCAAATCTATGAAAATGAGGCAAACTGTTTCAACAGTGAATGCTTTGATCACTGCCCTGTGTAAGTCTATGTATATTGGTTTTCCTTATCGGGATAGTCTGAGTACAATGATTATGAGGATTTTCTAGAAATCAAATAATGGAACTTCATTGCAGGTGATGGAGATCAGTTACAGAAAGCTATGGAAGTTCTATCCAATATGAAGGGACTGGGCTTGTCCCCCAACTGTATCACCTATTCCATACTTCTAGTGGCAAGTGAAAAGTAAGTGTTTTAGAGTTTGTTAATTTCTGTGATCACCAATTTTACACTTGCATTTTCTTGAGGAAACTTATACTCTTCattgtaaagatttttattttgcgACCTTGTTTACAGGAAGGATGATCTAGATGCAGGCCTCATGCTCCTCTCTCAAGCCAAAAGGGACAGAATTAGCCTCAATCCTGTTATGTGTAGATGCATAATTGGTGAGTTTGCAGTTCAAGTTTCTTGGTCCTGTGTTGTTTCCCCTTGATTAAGTATTTTCATTGTGTTTTACACCACATGGTTTACATGATTCTTTTTACATTCTTGCTGACTCCATCCTTAAAAAATGGTCATACATCTTAATTTTTTATGCAAAACGAATTATGTAGTTCTTCTTCCAATCAGATGTCAAAAGCACcccaataattaaataatgttaGAGGATTTGTGGCAGAAGATCATTATGCATGGCAATGGTTGGTAATTCTGTTATGTTGTTGCATTTTGTGCTAGGGTGATTAAATTGCATCCTTCCTTTAGCTCCCTCATGGTTATTATAGACGCTGTTGAGCAGTCTACCTAATCATATCTTGGAATATTTCATGGAGTAATGATTAAACTCTATCCGACTTCATATAGCCATATGTAATATGCAGAATATCTTATTGATTTCAAAGGTAGCACATCCTAGAGATATTTCTACATTGGTCACAATGAGGTTGAGAATAATGATTCCTTAATTTTATGTCAAAACCATATgtcaaaatctttttcttttttcaaaattgctGCCTGTCTTATGAATGAGAAAATTCTgataatcatataaatttattctcttTGAAGGTATGTGCCTACGGCGATTTGTGAAGGCATGTACACTTGGTGAACCTGTTGTGTCTTTTGACTCAGGGCGGCCACAAGTTGACAATAAATGGTAAATTAACTGTTTGGCTTCTGCAAATATTCTGTTAGCAGATTGTTGAATCCTGGGCaattaaaattaacatatatgtacttataaaaacaatatatatacatatggttGAAACTGTTGTGTGGGATATCGGGGTGAACACATTTGAAATGATGTCCATTTGTCTTTCTGTAGTTTCATTCTTATCCGGCTTGCAATAGCAGTTATTATCTATGGTGCGAGCATTTATCATGAAACTGTTTCTCTCAAGACTTATGCAGTCTCTTAGTACTTTCATTATACCGCACCTTTTCTCCCCCTCTTTCTTCAGGACATCAGTAGCCTTAATGGTGTACCGTGATGCAATGGTTGCTGGTGTAATGCCTACCATGGAAGTTCTATCACAAGTTTTGGGATGCCTGCATCTTCCGTATGATGCGTCGTTGCAAGACAAACTCATTGAGAATCTAGGAGTGAGTGTTGACGTTTCAAGATGCTCAAACCTCTATTCATTAATAGATGGGTTTGGAGAATA from Carya illinoinensis cultivar Pawnee chromosome 6, C.illinoinensisPawnee_v1, whole genome shotgun sequence includes:
- the LOC122313271 gene encoding pentatricopeptide repeat-containing protein MRL1, chloroplastic isoform X3, giving the protein MFADSEYVDGKVPVANYKEGLPYRRRDSGKGNGFPRDRKIRNLNKKVYQSFPLLPHPHGMIRNLNDKNDQSFHQLPHPNGMQVTDGKHLSEQLSAYNRLLRAGRLTECVELLEDMERNSLLDMNKVYHARFFEKCKSQKAVNEAFRYTKLIPNPTLSTFNMLMSVCGNSQDSEGAFQVLRLVQEAGLKVDCKLYTTLISTCAKSGKVDLMFEVFHEMVNAGVEPNVHTYGALIDGCARAGQVAKAFGAYGIMRSKNVKPDRVVFNALITACGQSGAVDRAFDVLAEMGAETQPIDPDHITVGALIRACANAGQVDRAQEVYKMIHQYNIKGTPEVYTIAVNCCGGDWGFACRVYDDMTRKGVVPDEMFLSVLIDAAGHAGKLDAAFEILEKARDQGINIGIVAYSSLMGACSKAKNWQKALGLYDDLKSMKMRQTVSTVNALITALCDGDQLQKAMEVLSNMKGLGLSPNCITYSILLVASEKKDDLDAGLMLLSQAKRDRISLNPVMCRCIIGMCLRRFVKACTLGEPVVSFDSGRPQVDNKWTSVALMVYRDAMVAGVMPTMEVLSQVLGCLHLPYDASLQDKLIENLGVSVDVSRCSNLYSLIDGFGEYDPRAFSIVEEAASLGIVPCVSLKSNPVVVDVRNLQIHTAEVYLLTVLKGLKHRLAAGAKLPNITILLPSEKTQLLSPKGERTINLAGRVSQAVAALLRRLGLQYQGNESYGKIRINGLVLRRWFQPKLAPPFMGKPGDWSSSQSRLGKGITHQQRDIRTGNLSSE
- the LOC122313271 gene encoding pentatricopeptide repeat-containing protein MRL1, chloroplastic isoform X2, whose translation is MNWIFESQILGFGELGEGEERKWFRHIIAENSHTSADKEAPLLSQTPALMVGEVTVSKTLLPPGCDVLTTFNSSTSFKSEENDVGVPSFSTAIFGSCALKPLTSTEEMATLQAEGSEVEIASSLELPTLMGNIKLSAASVNINDSPAEVNECNEENVEHGEEGKTISYDIFLGDSAREELYMFYEPNESMEKSKASSSASKSFSHHAYLLNGNKYSSLTRNTAPKKSELSTEISLQAAEYVDGKVPVANYKEGLPYRRRDSGKGNGFPRDRKIRNLNKKVYQSFPLLPHPHGMIRNLNDKNDQSFHQLPHPNGMQVTDGKHLSEQLSAYNRLLRAGRLTECVELLEDMERNSLLDMNKVYHARFFEKCKSQKAVNEAFRYTKLIPNPTLSTFNMLMSVCGNSQDSEGAFQVLRLVQEAGLKVDCKLYTTLISTCAKSGKVDLMFEVFHEMVNAGVEPNVHTYGALIDGCARAGQVAKAFGAYGIMRSKNVKPDRVVFNALITACGQSGAVDRAFDVLAEMGAETQPIDPDHITVGALIRACANAGQVDRAQEVYKMIHQYNIKGTPEVYTIAVNCCGGDWGFACRVYDDMTRKGVVPDEMFLSVLIDAAGHAGKLDAAFEILEKARDQGINIGIVAYSSLMGACSKAKNWQKALGLYDDLKSMKMRQTVSTVNALITALCDGDQLQKAMEVLSNMKGLGLSPNCITYSILLVASEKKDDLDAGLMLLSQAKRDRISLNPVMCRCIIGMCLRRFVKACTLGEPVVSFDSGRPQVDNKWTSVALMVYRDAMVAGVMPTMEVLSQVLGCLHLPYDASLQDKLIENLGVSVDVSRCSNLYSLIDGFGEYDPRAFSIVEEAASLGIVPCVSLKSNPVVVDVRNLQIHTAEVYLLTVLKGLKHRLAAGAKLPNITILLPSEKTQLLSPKGERTINLAGRVSQAVAALLRRLGLQYQGNESYGKIRINGLVLRRWFQPKLAPPFMGKPGDWSSSQSRLGKGITHQQRDIRTGNLSSE
- the LOC122313271 gene encoding pentatricopeptide repeat-containing protein MRL1, chloroplastic isoform X1, which gives rise to MDMTLSCKPQTITLLTWNPLPSSSSSKLRSMRGEFLGCLHTLRPPPAAALRTRRKLSRAGLGLHSPRFLFRASLNSHSSFLVVVLAAFAFSVVFLKHYRRKKSDKEVPRPPDFALFKVGQDIMNWIFESQILGFGELGEGEERKWFRHIIAENSHTSADKEAPLLSQTPALMVGEVTVSKTLLPPGCDVLTTFNSSTSFKSEENDVGVPSFSTAIFGSCALKPLTSTEEMATLQAEGSEVEIASSLELPTLMGNIKLSAASVNINDSPAEVNECNEENVEHGEEGKTISYDIFLGDSAREELYMFYEPNESMEKSKASSSASKSFSHHAYLLNGNKYSSLTRNTAPKKSELSTEISLQAAEYVDGKVPVANYKEGLPYRRRDSGKGNGFPRDRKIRNLNKKVYQSFPLLPHPHGMIRNLNDKNDQSFHQLPHPNGMQVTDGKHLSEQLSAYNRLLRAGRLTECVELLEDMERNSLLDMNKVYHARFFEKCKSQKAVNEAFRYTKLIPNPTLSTFNMLMSVCGNSQDSEGAFQVLRLVQEAGLKVDCKLYTTLISTCAKSGKVDLMFEVFHEMVNAGVEPNVHTYGALIDGCARAGQVAKAFGAYGIMRSKNVKPDRVVFNALITACGQSGAVDRAFDVLAEMGAETQPIDPDHITVGALIRACANAGQVDRAQEVYKMIHQYNIKGTPEVYTIAVNCCGGDWGFACRVYDDMTRKGVVPDEMFLSVLIDAAGHAGKLDAAFEILEKARDQGINIGIVAYSSLMGACSKAKNWQKALGLYDDLKSMKMRQTVSTVNALITALCDGDQLQKAMEVLSNMKGLGLSPNCITYSILLVASEKKDDLDAGLMLLSQAKRDRISLNPVMCRCIIGMCLRRFVKACTLGEPVVSFDSGRPQVDNKWTSVALMVYRDAMVAGVMPTMEVLSQVLGCLHLPYDASLQDKLIENLGVSVDVSRCSNLYSLIDGFGEYDPRAFSIVEEAASLGIVPCVSLKSNPVVVDVRNLQIHTAEVYLLTVLKGLKHRLAAGAKLPNITILLPSEKTQLLSPKGERTINLAGRVSQAVAALLRRLGLQYQGNESYGKIRINGLVLRRWFQPKLAPPFMGKPGDWSSSQSRLGKGITHQQRDIRTGNLSSE